A portion of the Cryptomeria japonica chromosome 5, Sugi_1.0, whole genome shotgun sequence genome contains these proteins:
- the LOC131032794 gene encoding wall-associated receptor kinase 3-like, which yields MAPLFTAYVGNFGRNHLSAHGYKIMEIDYKGHLVINASSIRAYSCNTSISASSLFQLPLGGPFTISMSNKFVVIGCKSFGTYGSDWGGASCISSCSAASLSNSPYCRYGCCEVTLQNNYVWLNITGGGAYRLFNSTTKKKDRKCGFSTILDPSTFTIVDNKTNLFWDDGEKAYFGLRLNWGIGQKNCSADRATTEYSCSSNAECIDSPTRTGHVCKCPLGYEGNGYVNGTHCTDIDECSNKSLNACVEPSKGGVCHNLEGSYNCSCAKGYTGDGFQDRLRCDSESSNHGAFPAIAGSVSSFVVVSLAASLLIWWLKKRHLKLVEAKYFQQLQQYITSRVGRESLRMFSAKELARASNYYSSEMVLGSGGFGTVFKGILLDGTLVAIKKSKQAFSLEDGHDFLNEVAILSQINHRNIVKLLGCCIQTKFPMLVSEFVPNGTLFEHLQSKEECLPWASRLHIAIETAEALAYLHSGASQPIFHRDVKSSNILLNETFSPKVADFGISRLISASNNTHLTTNIMGTRGYLDPEYFQTYQLTDKSDVYSFGVVLVELITGLKPLSAERISEEWSLSTLFLNRINHNRLREILDSKVLEEETLQQMEDIARLARECLYLERRKRPSMKEVVEELLWVRGGARKRKVPNSINWDGAIFEQTSICQEDSQTSYKFRSYTFPSAIESTSEEPLNALIEMSTLPK from the exons ATGGCTCCATTATTTACAGCATATGTAGGAAATTTTGGTCGGAATCATCTTTCAGCTCATGGTTACAAGATTATGGAGATCGATTACAAGGGTCATCTCGTAATAAATGCTTCTTCTATCAGAGCCTATTCTTGTAACACAAGCATCAGTGCGTCAAGCTTATTTCAGCTACCTCTTGGTGGGCCATTCACTATTTCCATGTCCAATAAGTTCGTGGTTATTGGCTGCAAATCGTTCGGTACATATGGCTCTGATTGGGGAGGGGCGAGCTGTATATCTTCCTGTTCCGCTGCCTCTCTAAGTAATTCGCCATATTGCCGCTATGGGTGTTGTGAAGTTACCCTTCAAAATAATTATGTGTGGTTAAATATCACGGGTGGAGGTGCGTATCGCTTGTTCAATTCTACTACGAAGAAGAAAGATAGGAAGTGTGGCTTCTCCACCATATTGGACCCTTCAACATTCACCATAGTAGACAATAAAACAAACCTCTTTTGGGATGATGGTGAGAAGGCTTATTTTGGTCTCCGCCTTAACTGGGGAATCGGGCAAAAGAATTGCTCTGCGGATAGAGCAACTACCGAATATTCTTGCTCCTCCAACGCAGAATGCATCGACTCCCCTACAAGAACAGGGCATGTATGCAAATGTCCCcttggatatgaaggaaatggtTACGTGAATGGCACACATTGCACAG ACATTGACGAATGCAGTAATAAAAGCTTGAATGCGTGCGTGGAACCATCAAAGGGTGGTGTATGCCATAATTTGGAAGGCTCGTACAACTGTTCATGTGCAAAGGGTTACACTGGAGATGGCTTCCAAGACAGGTTGAGATGCGACTCGGAAAGCTCAAATCATGGTGCCTTTCCTGCAATCGCAG GATCCGTCTCTTCGTTTGTGGTTGTCTCTTTAGCAGCGTCTCTTTTGATTTGGTGGCTAAAGAAACGCCACTTGAAACTTGTGGAGGCCAAGTATTTTCAACAGCTGCAGCAATACATAACTTCTAGAGTTGGGAGAGAAAGCCTGAGAATGTTTTCTGCCAAAGAATTGGCAAGAGCTTCTAATTATTATTCAAGTGAAATGGTTTTGGGTAGTGGTGGCTTTGGAACTGTATTCAAAGGCATTCTATTGGATGGTACTCTTGTGGCCATTAAAAAGTCCAAGCAAGCTTTCAGTCTAGAGGATGGCCATGACTTTCTTAATGAAGTCGCAATTCTCTCTCAAATCAATCATAGGAACATAGTGAAATTGTTAGGTTGTTGTATCCAAACTAAATTCCCAATGTTGGTATCTGAATTCGTTCCGAATGGAACATTGTTTGAACATTTACAGTCCAAGGAAGAGTGTTTGCCTTGGGCTTCACGTCTGCACATTGCAATCGAGACGGCGGAGGCTTTGGCATATCTACATTCTGGAGCATCTCAACCCATTTTCCACCGGGATGTAAAATCATCTAATATTCTTTTGAATGAGACATTTTCTCCCAAAGTTGCAGACTTCGGGATTTCTCGTCTCATCTCTGCTTCCAATAACACACATCTCACCACTAATATAATGGGCACAAGGGGTTACTTAGATCCTGAGTACTTCCAAACGTATCAACTCACCGACAAAAGTGATGTGTACAGTTTTGGTGTTGTCCTGGTTGAGCTTATAACAGGTCTGAAACCACTGAGTGCAGAAAGGATCAGTGAAGAGTGGAGCTTATCTACCCTTTTTCTTAACAGAATCAACCACAACCGCCTCAGGGAAATCCTAGATAGCAAAGTATTGGAGGAGGAAACCTTGCAACAGATGGAAGATATTGCAAGATTAGCAAGAGAATGCCTTTATTTGGAAAGGAGGAAAAGACCGTCGATGAAAGAGGTCGTGGAGGAACTTTTGTGGGTAAGAGGCGGCGCAAGAAAGAGAAAAGTCCCTAACAGTATAAATTGGGACGGTGCAATATTTGAGCAGACAAGCATTTGTCAAGAAGACTCACAAACGTCATACAAATTCAGGAGCTACACATTTCCATCTGCAATTGAGAGTACATCGGAGGAGCCATTAAATGCACTGATTGAGATGTCCACCCTGCCCAAATGA
- the LOC131875717 gene encoding wall-associated receptor kinase-like 2: MVLGGTVFKGISMGGTHVAIKKSKQAFNLEDGHDFLNEVTILSQINHRNIVKILGCCIQTILPMLVSEFVPNGTLFEHLQPKEGCLPWASRLQIAIETAEALAYLHSGASQPIFHHFGISRLISASNNTHLTTNIMGTRGYLDTEYFQTYQLTDKSDVYSFGVVLVELITGLEPLSAERMSEEWSLSYLFLARINHNRLSEILDSKILLDENLQQMEDIGKLARECLHLERRKRPSMKEVVEELLWVRGSHFTAGVKPTKQTEIIKRTTTLNAFGLATTFSVRAKLAVQSAKPKQKLLTNVKPRGIKRQTEWLT; the protein is encoded by the exons ATGGTATTGGGCGGAACTGTATTCAAAGGGATCTCAATGGGTGGTACTCATGTGGCCATTAAAAAGTCCAAGCAAGCTTTCAATCTAGAGGATGGCCATGACTTTCTTAATGAAGTGACAATTCTCTCTCAAATCAATCACAGGAACATAGTGAAAATATTAGGTTGCTGTATCCAAACTATATTACCAATGCTGGTATCTGAATTCGTTCCGAATGGAACACTGTTTGAACATTTACAGCCCAAGGAAGGGTGTTTGCCTTGGGCTTCACGTCTGCAAATTGCAATAGAGACGGCGGAGGCTTTGGCATATCTACATTCTGGAGCATCTCAACCCATTTTCCACC ATTTCGGGATTTCTCGTCTCATCTCTGCTTCCAACAACACACATCTCACCACTAATATAATGGGCACAAGGGGCTACTTAGATACTGAGTATTTCCAAACTTATCAACTCACCGACAAAAGCGATGTGTACAGTTTTGGTGTTGTTCTTGTTGAGCTTATAACAGGTCTCGAACCACTGAGTGCAGAAAGGATGAGCGAGGAGTGGAGCTTATCTTATCTTTTTCTTGCTAGAATCAACCACAACCGCCTCAGCGAAATTTTAGATAGCAAAATATTGTTGGACGAAAACCTTCAACAGATGGAAGATATTGGAAAGTTAGCAAGAGAATGCCTTCATTTGGAAAGGAGGAAAAGACCGTCGATGAAAGAGGTTGTGGAGGAACTTTTGTGGGTAAGAG GATCACATTTTACAGCAGGAGTAAAACCCACCAAACAGACAGAAATTATAAAGCGAACCACCACTCTCAATGCATTTGGGCTCGCAACAACATTTTCTGTTCGGGCAAAACTGGCAGTTCAATCagcaaaaccaaaacaaaaattgTTAACGAATGTAAAGCCCAGAGGAATTAAACGACAGACTGAATGGTTGACTTAG